The Dama dama isolate Ldn47 chromosome 3, ASM3311817v1, whole genome shotgun sequence genome has a segment encoding these proteins:
- the NACA gene encoding nascent polypeptide-associated complex subunit alpha: protein MPGEATETVPATEQELPQPQAETGSGTESDSDESVPELEEQDSTQATTQQAQLAAAAEIDEEPVSKAKQSRSEKKARKAMSKLGLRQVTGVTRVTIRKSKNILFVITKPDVYKSPASDTYIVFGEAKIEDLSQQAQLAAAEKFKVQGEAVSNIQENTQTPTVQEESEEEEVDETGVEVKDIELVMSQANVSRAKAVRALKNNSNDIVNAIMELTM from the exons ATGCCCGGTGAAGCCACAGAAACCGTCCCTGCTACAGAGCAGGAGTTGCCACAGCCCCAGGCTGAGACAG GGTCTGGAACAGAATCTGATAGTGATGAATCAGTCCCAGAGCTTGAGGAGCAGGATTCTACACAGGCAACCACACAGCAAGCTCAG CTGGCAGCGGCAGCTGAAATCGATGAAGAACCAGTCAGTAAAGCAAAACAGAGCCGGAGTGAAAAGAAGGCACGGAAG GCTATGTCCAAACTGGGCCTTCGACAGGTTACAGGGGTTACTAGAGTCACTATCCGGAAATCTAAGAATATCCTTTTTGTCATCACAAAACCAGATGTGTACAAGAGCCCAGCTTCAGATACCTACATTGTTTTTGGGGAAGCCAAG ATTGAGGATTTATCTCAGCAAGCACAGTTAGCAGCTGCTGAGAAATTCAAAGTTCAAGGTGAAGCTGTCTCAAACATCCAAGAAAACACACAGACTCCAACTgtacaagaggagagtgaagaggaagag GTTGATGAAACAGGTGTGGAAGTTAAGGACATAGAATTGGTCATGTCACAAGCAAACGTGTCTAGAGCAAAGGCAGTCCGAGCCCTGAAGAACAACAGTAATGATATTGTAAATGCTATTATG GAATTAACAATGTAA